Part of the Paludisphaera borealis genome, CAAGATAGAGGTCCAGGCCGCCGGGATGGACCCGGACGATCCGCAGCAGACGCTCCAGCTCGGCGTCCTGCTGAAGTCCCTTGTGCAGCCGCACGACGACCCCGCGCGCCAGCTCGGACGACGCCGATTCGATCGGGATGATCTTGCTGATCACCAGCTCGGGGGGATCGCGGCGGCGGTCGATCGTCCCCTTCACGAACCCGATCGCGTCGTTCACGATCAGGTCGCCGAGCTTGGCGAACTCCTCGGGCCAGAGCATCGCCGGCGTGCTGCCGTCCAGGTCCTCGAAGGTCAGCTTGGCCATTCGCGTCAGGCCCGACCGGCTCTTCTGGACGTTCCGCACCTGGACGTTCGTGATCATGCCGCCGAGGAGCACCTCGCATTTGTCCGGGGCCGAGGCCAGGTCCGTCGTCCGGTGCGTCGACAACGCCTGAAGCGTCGCCGCGTAGCGGGTCAAAGGGTGGTTCGACATATAAAAACCCAGCGCCTTCTTCTCGCCGCTGAGCAAATCGACGTCGGGGAGTTCGGGGACGTCTGGCAGGTTGGCGACGCCGGGCGCGACGCCGTTGCCGTTTCCATTGTGCGCGCCGTGCGCCGGAGTTTCGGGCTCGTCGAACAGTCCGCGCTGGCCGCGGCGGCGGTCCTCCTGCTTGGCCTGTCCGGCCTGCATGGCGCGGGGGAGGACGGCCAGAAGCTGCGACCTTCGAGCGCCGAAGCCGTCGAACGCCCCGGCGCGAATCAAAGTCTCGGCGGCGGCGGCGCTCACCTCACGCGTCGACACCCGCTCGAAAAACTCGTCGAGGCTTCGATACGGCCCCCCCTCCTCGCGAGCCCGAAGGATCGCCTCGACCGCCTTGGTGCCGACCCCTTTCACGGCTTCGAGCCCGAACTCCACCTTGCCCTCGGTCACGACCGTGAACGTCGTGCTCCCGCGGTTGACGTCGGGCCGCTGCACCTCGATGCCCATGCGCCGGCAGTCGTCGATGTGTTCGACGAAGAACTTGTCGCGCTCCGCTCCGTTCATCTCCGACGACAGGACGGCCGCCATGTACTCGGTTGGGTAGTGCGACTTCAGGTAGGCCGTCTGGTAGGCCACCAGCGCGTAGGCCGTACTGTGCGACTTGTTGAAGCCGTAGCCGCCGAAGAACTCGATGAGCGCGAAGATCCGCGACGCCTGGTCGCGTTCCAGGCCCTTCTCGATCGAGCCCTTGATGAACTGGTCGCGGCCTTCGGCGATCGTCTCGGTCTTCTTCTTCGAGATCGCCTTGATGCACGCGTACGCTTTGGAGAGTTCGATGCCTCCCAGGCGGTTGAGGATCCGCATGACCTGTTCCTGGTAGACCATGACGCCGTAGGTCTCTTCCAGGACGTCGCGGAGCACCGGATGCAAGTAGGTCGCCTGCTTGCGGTTGTTCTTCACATCCACGTATTCGTCGACCATGCCGCCGTTGAGCGGGCCCGGCCGGTAGAGCGCGTTGGTGGCGATGATGTCGGCGAATCGGTCGGGCTTCATCTTCACCAGAAGGTCGCGGATGCCCGCGCTCTCAAGCTGGAAAACGCCCTTGGTCTCGCCGCGCTGGAGCAGCTCGAACGCCTTGGGGTCGTTGAGCGGCAGGTTGTCGATGTCGATCGGGGCGTCCGGGTTCCGGGCGTTGATGAGGCGGACGGCGGCCTCCAGCGTCGTCAGGTTGCGGAGGCCGAGGAAGTCCATTTTCAGGAGCCCGGCCTTCTCGACGTCGCCCATGTCCCACTGGGTGCAGACGACCTCTTCCTTGTCGCCGCGGCGGATCACCTGCAAGGGGACCAGCGATTCCAGCGGCTGGTCGGCGATCACCACGCCGGCCGCGTGCGTGCTCGCGTTGCGGACCGAGCCTTCCAGCCGGCGGGCCAACGTCATCAGTCGCTCGATGTCCGGATCTTGCTCGACCATCTTCCGCAGCGCCGGCTCTTCCTTGAGGGCCTCTTCGAGCGTGATGTTCAGCCGGGTGGGGATCAGCTTGTTGATCTCCTCGACCCGTGCGAGGGGGAGGTTGAGCACCCGGCCGACGTCCTTGATCGCCGCCTTGGCCTTCATGGTTCCGAACGTGCCGATCTGCGCGACGTTGGCTTGGCCGTACTTCTGGCGGACGTACTCGATGACCTCGTACCGACGCTCTTGGCAGAGGTCGATGTCGATGTCGGGCGCCTCTGACCGGTTCGGGTCGAGGAACCGCTCGAACAGCAGGTCGTACTTGAGCGGGCAGACGTTGCTGAGGTAGAGCACGTAACTGACGAGCGCACCGCAGGCCGATCCACGAGCCAGGGCCGGGATGCTCTTCTCGCGAGCGTAGCGGAC contains:
- the dnaE gene encoding DNA polymerase III subunit alpha, with amino-acid sequence MASRPFVHLHCHSHYSLLDGQNKLPDLVKQVKALGMPAIAVTDHGNMFGAMEFLREAKYAGIKPIVGIEAYVAPGKRTDRSTNGSGDEKFAYHLTLLAKNGVGFRNLLRLTSRSYQEGYYYKPRMDKELLARHSEGLICLSGCVGSEFSQHLLHDRTAAAEKLAIWYQQTFGEDNFFVEIQNNGLQIQRDAMERQVDLANRLGMPLVATSDAHYLRQDDHLAHDALLCINTGKTVDQPLDKPRFVADDGRLSDQFHVRSPDEMYAVVGGHEEALAQSARIAESVEENYTSLNLGKRLFPSFKPPEEKTAEDYLRELCEQGLIARYGASPPAEARERLDHELGTINRMGFASYFLIVWDFVRYAREKSIPALARGSACGALVSYVLYLSNVCPLKYDLLFERFLDPNRSEAPDIDIDLCQERRYEVIEYVRQKYGQANVAQIGTFGTMKAKAAIKDVGRVLNLPLARVEEINKLIPTRLNITLEEALKEEPALRKMVEQDPDIERLMTLARRLEGSVRNASTHAAGVVIADQPLESLVPLQVIRRGDKEEVVCTQWDMGDVEKAGLLKMDFLGLRNLTTLEAAVRLINARNPDAPIDIDNLPLNDPKAFELLQRGETKGVFQLESAGIRDLLVKMKPDRFADIIATNALYRPGPLNGGMVDEYVDVKNNRKQATYLHPVLRDVLEETYGVMVYQEQVMRILNRLGGIELSKAYACIKAISKKKTETIAEGRDQFIKGSIEKGLERDQASRIFALIEFFGGYGFNKSHSTAYALVAYQTAYLKSHYPTEYMAAVLSSEMNGAERDKFFVEHIDDCRRMGIEVQRPDVNRGSTTFTVVTEGKVEFGLEAVKGVGTKAVEAILRAREEGGPYRSLDEFFERVSTREVSAAAAETLIRAGAFDGFGARRSQLLAVLPRAMQAGQAKQEDRRRGQRGLFDEPETPAHGAHNGNGNGVAPGVANLPDVPELPDVDLLSGEKKALGFYMSNHPLTRYAATLQALSTHRTTDLASAPDKCEVLLGGMITNVQVRNVQKSRSGLTRMAKLTFEDLDGSTPAMLWPEEFAKLGDLIVNDAIGFVKGTIDRRRDPPELVISKIIPIESASSELARGVVVRLHKGLQQDAELERLLRIVRVHPGGLDLYLEIFGIENVRRVIYRAGASLRIRCDEKMVAEMEQVVGSGNVRLLGQRGATARAESSAKPAVAVRVAVPEPMDDLDPTDDLDDD